The following coding sequences lie in one Benincasa hispida cultivar B227 chromosome 6, ASM972705v1, whole genome shotgun sequence genomic window:
- the LOC120079440 gene encoding photosynthetic NDH subunit of lumenal location 1, chloroplastic isoform X2, which produces MAVSTSCFSWVPTTASNWKLRLLPFNEPSTATSSFSSCSTINCSTEKTSREEGHCNRRPLLLGVGALATSLLAASPLFAEVPKNYRAFVDSTDGYSYYYPSDWREFDFRAHDSAFKDRYLQLQNVRVKFIPTEKKDIHEEGSLDEVVNFLVKHRYAAPNQKATIYDMKERTIDGRNYYTFEYKLSSRAFSRTSFATIAIANGRYYTLVVGANDRRWRRYRDMLKVVADSFRVLDI; this is translated from the exons ATGGCAGTTTCAACCTCTTGCTTCAGTTGGGTTCCCACCACCGCATCCAATTGGAAG CTGAGGTTGCTTCCTTTCAATGAGCCATCAACAGctacttcttctttttcttcctgtAGTACAATCAATTGCTCAACCGAGAAAACTTCCCGTGAGGAAG GCCATTGCAATAGAAGGCCGCTTCTGTTGGGAGTTGGAGCTCTAGCTACAAGTTTACTGGCTGCAAGTCCCCTCTTTGCTGAAG TCCCGAAGAATTATCGAGCATTCGTAGACTCTACAGATGGGTATTCCTATTACTACCCCTCTGATTGGAGG GAATTTGATTTTAGAGCCCATGATTCGGCATTCAAGGATCGATACCTGCAGCTACAGAATGTTAGAGTGAAGTTCATACCAACAGAGAAAAAGGATATCCATGAAGAAGGTTCATTAGATGAG GTTGTCAACTTTTTGGTAAAACATCGATATGCTGCACCAAATCAAAAGGCTACCATATATGATATGAAGGAG CGAACGATTGATGGGAGAAATTATTACACCTTCGAGTACAAACTTAGTTCTAGAGCATTCTCCCGCACCTCCTTTGCAACCATAGCCATTGCAAACG GTAGGTACTATACCTTGGTAGTTGGGGCAAATGACAGAAGGTGGAGAAGGTATCGCGACATGCTTAAAGTGGTTGCTGATTCATTCAGGGTGTTGGATATCTGA
- the LOC120079440 gene encoding photosynthetic NDH subunit of lumenal location 1, chloroplastic isoform X1 encodes MAVSTSCFSWVPTTASNWKLRLLPFNEPSTATSSFSSCSTINCSTEKTSREEGHCNRRPLLLGVGALATSLLAASPLFAEEVPKNYRAFVDSTDGYSYYYPSDWREFDFRAHDSAFKDRYLQLQNVRVKFIPTEKKDIHEEGSLDEVVNFLVKHRYAAPNQKATIYDMKERTIDGRNYYTFEYKLSSRAFSRTSFATIAIANGRYYTLVVGANDRRWRRYRDMLKVVADSFRVLDI; translated from the exons ATGGCAGTTTCAACCTCTTGCTTCAGTTGGGTTCCCACCACCGCATCCAATTGGAAG CTGAGGTTGCTTCCTTTCAATGAGCCATCAACAGctacttcttctttttcttcctgtAGTACAATCAATTGCTCAACCGAGAAAACTTCCCGTGAGGAAG GCCATTGCAATAGAAGGCCGCTTCTGTTGGGAGTTGGAGCTCTAGCTACAAGTTTACTGGCTGCAAGTCCCCTCTTTGCTGAAG AAGTCCCGAAGAATTATCGAGCATTCGTAGACTCTACAGATGGGTATTCCTATTACTACCCCTCTGATTGGAGG GAATTTGATTTTAGAGCCCATGATTCGGCATTCAAGGATCGATACCTGCAGCTACAGAATGTTAGAGTGAAGTTCATACCAACAGAGAAAAAGGATATCCATGAAGAAGGTTCATTAGATGAG GTTGTCAACTTTTTGGTAAAACATCGATATGCTGCACCAAATCAAAAGGCTACCATATATGATATGAAGGAG CGAACGATTGATGGGAGAAATTATTACACCTTCGAGTACAAACTTAGTTCTAGAGCATTCTCCCGCACCTCCTTTGCAACCATAGCCATTGCAAACG GTAGGTACTATACCTTGGTAGTTGGGGCAAATGACAGAAGGTGGAGAAGGTATCGCGACATGCTTAAAGTGGTTGCTGATTCATTCAGGGTGTTGGATATCTGA
- the LOC120080221 gene encoding aquaporin TIP1-3, protein MPIQKFTLGTPGEVSQPDAIKAAFAEFFSMIIFVFAGQGSGLAFDKLTDGGSATPSGLIMASLAHAFALFVAVSVGANISGGHVNPAVTFGALVGGNISLFRSIMYWIVQLLGSVVACFLLKFATGGKVTPAFALSTGVSVWNAFIFEAVMTFGLVYTVYATAIDPKRENLGIIAPISIGFIVGANILVGGAFDGASMNPAVSFGPAVVTWSWSHHWVYWLGPMAGAAIAAIFYDTLFISDSVHEPLTQYNDF, encoded by the exons atgccAATCCAAAAATTTACACTCGGAACGCCGGGAGAGGTGAGCCAACCCGATGCGATCAAGGCCGCATTTGCCGAATTCTTCTCCATGATCATCTTTGTTTTCGCCGGACAAGGATCTGGATTGGCTTTTG ATAAGTTAACGGACGGTGGATCTGCAACGCCGTCAGGGCTGATAATGGCATCTCTGGCTCATGCTTTTGCGCTATTTGTGGCGGTTTCCGTTGGAGCGAATATCTCCGGTGGCCATGTAAATCCGGCAGTTACATTTGGTGCGCTTGTAGGTGGAAATATATCGTTGTTTAGAAGTATAATGTATTGGATCGTTCAATTACTTGGCTCTGTTGTTGCGTGCTTCCTTCTTAAGTTTGCAACTGGTGGAAAG GTAACCCCAGCATTTGCCCTGTCAACAGGAGTTTCTGTGTGGAATGCATTTATATTTGAGGCAGTGATGACATTTGGATTAGTATATACAGTGTATGCAACAGCAATAGATCCAAAGAGGGAGAATTTGGGTATCATTGCCCCAATTTCAATTGGTTTCATTGTTGGTGCTAACATTTTGGTTGGTGGTGCTTTTGATGGGGCTTCCATGAACCCTGCAGTCTCCTTTGGCCCTGCTGTAGTCACCTGGTCATGGAGCCATCACTGGGTTTATTGGCTTGGTCCTATGGCTGGTGCAGCCATTGCTGCCATTTTTTATGACACCCTCTTTATCTCAGACTCTGTGCATGAGCCTCTTACTCAGTATAATGATTTCTAG